From the Natronococcus sp. AD-5 genome, one window contains:
- a CDS encoding HalOD1 output domain-containing protein has translation MVDIIETLEACGVGQDEYQLYDSIDVEALEELLNSSTEDVEVQFTVKGVRLAVTPESVDVLIDRESIPPNP, from the coding sequence TTGGTCGACATCATCGAGACGCTCGAAGCGTGTGGGGTGGGTCAAGATGAGTACCAGCTGTACGACTCCATCGATGTCGAGGCGCTCGAGGAGCTTTTAAACTCGTCCACCGAGGACGTAGAAGTACAGTTCACAGTGAAGGGCGTTCGGCTTGCGGTGACGCCGGAGAGCGTCGACGTCCTGATCGACCGGGAGTCCATTCCACCGAACCCGTAG
- a CDS encoding DUF5789 family protein — protein sequence MADDKRGRDKKADDEERRQRERELEEARDRADEPEPVHDETGERLGDLDEALENQDYPMTADELIEAHGDREVETQEGWKSVGEVLAPIDNERYDSANDVRNRIQGLIHRG from the coding sequence ATGGCAGATGACAAAAGAGGCCGAGACAAGAAAGCGGATGATGAAGAGCGACGCCAGCGAGAGCGGGAACTCGAGGAAGCGCGCGACCGGGCCGACGAACCCGAACCGGTACACGACGAAACTGGCGAGAGGCTCGGTGATCTCGATGAAGCGCTCGAAAACCAAGATTATCCAATGACGGCGGATGAATTGATCGAGGCCCACGGCGATCGTGAGGTCGAAACTCAGGAAGGGTGGAAATCCGTCGGCGAGGTGCTCGCCCCGATCGATAACGAACGGTACGACTCTGCCAATGATGTCCGAAACCGAATACAGGGATTGATACATCGCGGATGA
- a CDS encoding tyrosine-type recombinase/integrase, which translates to MVPPSLSTNGGRSLLKRLCEEAKINGDYLKPHGTRLGVGEGIYREHSAAVAQRMLRHADPRTTSQMYAHIEASELAEEVAEVLPFASFSQQPGSSSVASDSQFCELP; encoded by the coding sequence GTGGTCCCACCATCACTCTCGACGAATGGCGGCCGGTCGCTCCTGAAGCGGCTCTGTGAGGAGGCGAAAATCAACGGCGACTACCTGAAACCTCATGGTACACGGCTTGGCGTCGGTGAAGGCATCTATCGTGAGCATAGTGCAGCCGTAGCACAGCGAATGTTGCGACATGCCGATCCACGGACCACTTCACAGATGTATGCGCATATCGAGGCTAGTGAATTAGCTGAGGAAGTTGCTGAAGTTCTCCCGTTTGCCTCTTTCAGTCAACAGCCTGGGTCAAGTTCCGTGGCATCCGACTCGCAATTCTGTGAACTGCCTTGA
- a CDS encoding DUF7571 family protein — MKPCHSCQAVIDKYILDKQLEPLRDLTVDDFNVCADCATIVADACVECGGAVYVPRSESVTPDYCPACRSDLIDRTGHDPGWNCDPTST; from the coding sequence ATGAAACCGTGCCACAGCTGCCAGGCGGTCATCGACAAGTACATTTTGGATAAACAACTCGAACCCCTGCGTGACCTCACAGTTGACGACTTCAACGTCTGTGCGGACTGTGCAACCATCGTTGCGGATGCGTGCGTAGAGTGCGGCGGCGCGGTGTACGTCCCTCGAAGCGAATCTGTCACCCCCGATTATTGCCCAGCGTGTCGTTCCGACCTCATCGACCGCACCGGTCACGACCCCGGCTGGAACTGTGACCCGACATCTACCTGA
- a CDS encoding MarR family transcriptional regulator, producing the protein MRFDADWMSRADDRILEHLAEEGPDTPKAMADSDRVRFSRQHINARCKTLVTYGLLVHLGNGVYEITREGKQYLAGELDARDLEGE; encoded by the coding sequence ATGCGCTTTGACGCCGACTGGATGTCACGCGCCGATGATCGCATTCTGGAGCATCTTGCTGAAGAGGGCCCCGATACCCCGAAAGCAATGGCTGACAGTGACCGCGTCCGCTTCTCTCGACAGCACATCAACGCCCGCTGTAAAACACTCGTCACCTACGGTCTCCTCGTTCATCTCGGGAACGGTGTCTACGAGATCACCCGTGAAGGGAAACAGTATCTCGCCGGCGAGCTCGACGCACGTGACCTTGAGGGCGAATGA
- a CDS encoding cold-shock protein, producing MANGTVDFFNDTGGYGFISTDDDDVDDDEDVFFHMEDVGGPDLEEGQEVEFDIESSPKGPRATNLVRK from the coding sequence ATGGCAAATGGTACGGTTGACTTCTTCAACGACACCGGCGGTTACGGTTTCATTTCGACTGACGACGACGACGTAGACGACGACGAGGACGTGTTCTTCCACATGGAAGACGTCGGCGGCCCGGACCTCGAAGAAGGTCAGGAAGTCGAGTTCGACATCGAATCGTCCCCGAAGGGACCCCGCGCGACGAACCTCGTCCGTAAATAA
- a CDS encoding DUF7563 family protein, translated as MNNCSRCGEHVSHNFVRVYGVDGEVNGCPRCMTYRELQAGDGAETEKHTYYPYNQ; from the coding sequence ATGAACAACTGTAGTAGATGTGGTGAGCACGTCTCGCATAATTTCGTCCGAGTGTACGGCGTTGATGGAGAGGTCAACGGATGCCCTCGCTGTATGACGTACCGCGAACTACAGGCGGGAGATGGGGCCGAGACTGAGAAACACACATATTATCCATACAATCAGTGA
- a CDS encoding PemK-like protein, which produces MTAFEELERGDIVWGTDPLSEKGRPLLVLGTPRFPNHGIQLITVLLSTKNYHEEALTLRDDDYQGDPLGERSHVLPWSLVTLNSAADVEFYLTSLVDDRTEDVASQLIDYISS; this is translated from the coding sequence GTGACTGCATTCGAGGAACTGGAACGCGGCGACATCGTCTGGGGGACTGACCCGCTCTCGGAGAAAGGTCGCCCCTTGCTCGTTCTAGGGACTCCTCGATTCCCGAACCACGGGATACAACTCATCACGGTCCTGCTTTCCACGAAGAACTACCACGAGGAGGCACTCACACTCCGAGACGACGACTACCAGGGCGACCCACTCGGGGAACGGAGTCACGTCCTCCCGTGGTCGCTCGTGACCCTCAACAGTGCTGCAGACGTAGAATTCTATCTAACATCGCTCGTCGACGACCGCACCGAGGATGTGGCGAGCCAGCTGATCGACTACATCTCCTCGTGA
- a CDS encoding antibiotic biosynthesis monooxygenase: MVYSLQRAVVGDYEEWKTIVEELADRRAESGSQGGQLFKSPANPNEIVVLFEWESEEKAREFMEEVIPAKQWDRARIHSYEIHFLEHVEDLDA, from the coding sequence ATGGTCTATTCACTCCAACGAGCGGTGGTCGGCGACTACGAGGAATGGAAGACAATCGTGGAGGAGTTAGCAGACCGGCGTGCCGAAAGCGGGTCCCAGGGAGGTCAACTCTTCAAATCGCCAGCGAACCCGAATGAGATCGTCGTTCTTTTTGAGTGGGAATCTGAAGAAAAAGCCCGCGAGTTCATGGAGGAAGTCATCCCTGCGAAACAGTGGGATCGCGCTCGCATCCACTCGTATGAAATACACTTCCTGGAGCACGTCGAAGACCTCGATGCCTAA
- a CDS encoding PPOX class F420-dependent oxidoreductase, whose translation MRSIPDDFHDLFEKETFAHLTTLLPDGTPHSAPVWIDYDSDTDRLLVNTERDRRKEKNARNDPRIAISMTDPDNPYRMLSVTGEVDEVTTDGAREHIDELAKRYTGEDEYPNPIETERVIISIKPEDVRHFEG comes from the coding sequence ATGAGATCGATTCCGGACGACTTCCACGACTTGTTCGAGAAAGAGACGTTTGCTCACTTAACGACGCTACTGCCCGACGGAACGCCGCATTCGGCGCCTGTGTGGATTGATTACGACTCGGACACGGACCGACTGTTAGTCAACACCGAGCGTGACCGTCGAAAGGAGAAAAACGCCCGAAACGATCCGCGAATTGCTATCAGTATGACGGATCCGGACAACCCGTACCGGATGCTCTCGGTAACTGGCGAGGTTGATGAGGTCACTACCGACGGGGCGCGAGAGCACATCGACGAGCTGGCGAAGCGATACACGGGGGAGGATGAATATCCCAACCCGATCGAGACGGAACGGGTCATCATTTCGATCAAGCCCGAAGATGTCAGGCACTTCGAAGGCTAA
- a CDS encoding site-specific integrase gives MGEATSTSIDDTSFPRRCTHRPRVRVAARSLYGVSQSPRFPSAVHLFGSRLVGLRAGEISHLNTTRFDWDRKLLQIPQHEPCSCGYCRRQASQEASHCDDLTETEAVGARWHPKTVFSVRAIPFDLSLRLELCIERFANRYNSFPHSRSTINRRVKEAAEYTDLQGRVYPHCLRATAASYHAYQGVAPVPLQALMGWSDLATAQKYIRISGTATADALRQAHHR, from the coding sequence ATGGGCGAAGCGACATCGACGAGCATTGACGACACGTCATTCCCACGAAGATGTACTCACCGACCGAGAGTTCGAGTTGCTGCCCGAAGCCTGTACGGAGTTAGCCAGTCCCCGCGATTTCCAAGCGCGGTTCATCTATTTGGTAGCAGGTTGGTTGGGTTGCGAGCGGGAGAGATTTCCCACCTCAATACCACGCGGTTCGACTGGGATCGGAAGCTTCTCCAGATTCCACAGCACGAGCCGTGTTCCTGTGGATACTGTCGTCGCCAAGCATCTCAGGAAGCGAGCCACTGTGACGACCTCACAGAGACCGAGGCAGTAGGGGCTCGGTGGCACCCAAAGACAGTCTTCTCCGTACGGGCAATCCCCTTTGATCTGTCTTTACGTCTCGAATTGTGTATCGAACGCTTCGCCAATCGTTACAACTCGTTTCCACACTCGCGCTCGACGATCAATAGGCGGGTGAAAGAAGCAGCCGAGTATACCGATCTTCAAGGGCGTGTCTACCCACACTGTTTGCGAGCAACCGCTGCGAGCTATCACGCCTATCAGGGAGTTGCTCCAGTTCCTCTTCAGGCATTGATGGGGTGGAGCGATCTCGCCACTGCCCAGAAATACATCCGGATTTCTGGAACAGCGACCGCAGATGCACTCCGGCAAGCGCATCACCGATAA
- a CDS encoding DUF7342 family protein, with amino-acid sequence MEEPDPRLKADTNERAESPNFDALTPPEELVRGDRTRDDFFDAVLTLDSPATAGEVADLAGHGVDAAREYLEWFDRMGIVTQVTESPATYRRNREYLNWRRVQQLREQYATEGLLDFLKAETERDETYAEMFDVDSPDAVSIAAHASETDRSVEAMWEDVSAWKTTRRRIALLERALTTGSDDSADQRTAV; translated from the coding sequence ATGGAAGAACCGGATCCAAGACTGAAGGCGGATACCAACGAGCGCGCCGAGTCACCGAATTTCGACGCGCTGACACCACCCGAAGAGCTCGTTCGCGGTGATCGCACACGCGACGATTTCTTCGATGCAGTCCTCACACTGGATAGTCCAGCCACCGCAGGTGAAGTCGCCGACCTCGCTGGCCACGGGGTGGATGCTGCGAGGGAGTACCTCGAGTGGTTCGACCGGATGGGGATCGTCACACAGGTCACCGAATCGCCGGCGACGTACAGGCGAAACCGGGAGTACCTGAACTGGCGTCGCGTCCAGCAACTCCGGGAGCAGTACGCGACCGAGGGGCTCCTCGACTTCCTGAAGGCGGAGACGGAGCGTGACGAGACCTACGCCGAGATGTTCGACGTCGACTCACCGGATGCGGTTTCGATCGCTGCACACGCGTCCGAGACCGACCGCTCGGTGGAAGCGATGTGGGAAGACGTTTCCGCCTGGAAGACGACTCGCCGTCGGATCGCCCTCCTCGAGCGGGCGTTGACGACCGGCTCTGATGATTCCGCAGATCAACGGACTGCCGTATGA
- a CDS encoding MarR family transcriptional regulator — protein MSSGTIDIDEFENADADEFEERNDTERIVLFLDEHDDRAWKAATIAERLGLDTDAVSAILSRLKERGLVRHKRPYWAITDDEERLQSAYRLHRHHEAADEQYGEERLEDLQTDEMEQVQ, from the coding sequence ATGTCGAGTGGCACCATAGATATCGACGAATTCGAGAACGCTGACGCTGACGAATTCGAAGAACGGAATGACACCGAGCGGATCGTGCTGTTCCTCGACGAGCACGATGACCGTGCGTGGAAGGCAGCGACGATCGCCGAGCGATTGGGCCTTGATACGGACGCTGTCAGTGCAATCCTCTCGCGATTGAAGGAACGCGGTCTTGTCCGTCACAAGCGCCCGTACTGGGCGATCACGGACGACGAGGAACGACTCCAATCTGCCTACCGGCTACACCGACACCACGAGGCTGCTGACGAACAGTATGGTGAGGAGCGTCTCGAAGATCTTCAGACCGACGAGATGGAGCAAGTCCAGTGA
- a CDS encoding HTH domain-containing protein — MNIHNDELTVEVYVRPDVLIEPIETKIDTLQQLSSADHIDNLLLYAWPGAITLADKTPYSNAIDAFEQMVMWAVEHGVSIQPPFAVRTTTSTFTNQTQTRLQTPMMCLAVYVGEHLANVFPHSRGDDHHGVMDAIAALRADDLELFPDVPESAAPPPAHCPECNTLLTNVQGMRICQECDRVEVGTMPRRERSRRSRSILQS; from the coding sequence ATGAACATTCATAACGACGAATTGACCGTAGAGGTGTACGTCCGCCCGGATGTGCTGATAGAGCCAATCGAGACCAAAATCGACACGTTACAACAACTCAGCTCAGCGGATCATATTGACAACCTGTTGTTGTATGCGTGGCCGGGAGCAATTACGCTCGCGGATAAAACGCCTTACAGCAACGCTATCGACGCGTTTGAACAGATGGTAATGTGGGCTGTTGAGCATGGGGTCAGCATCCAACCGCCGTTTGCCGTTCGGACTACCACGTCCACCTTCACGAACCAAACACAGACCAGGCTCCAGACCCCGATGATGTGTCTTGCTGTATACGTTGGAGAGCATTTGGCGAACGTCTTCCCGCACTCACGGGGTGACGATCATCACGGAGTAATGGACGCGATTGCAGCCCTCAGAGCGGATGATCTCGAGTTGTTCCCAGACGTTCCTGAGTCGGCTGCACCGCCCCCTGCCCACTGTCCGGAGTGCAATACGCTACTGACAAACGTACAAGGAATGAGGATATGTCAAGAGTGTGATCGAGTCGAAGTCGGCACCATGCCACGCCGCGAGCGAAGTCGGCGGTCTCGGTCCATACTTCAGTCATAA